From the genome of bacterium:
GGCCATCGCGACCTGAAGGGCCTGGGGGTCGGCCAGGCCGATGTCCTCGGTGGCGAAGCGGACGAGTCTGCGCAGGATGTACATCGGGTCCTCGCCCCCCTCGAGCATCCGGCCCAGCCAGTAGAGCGCGGCGTCGGGGTCGGAGCTCCGCAGGGTCTTGTGCAGGGCGCTGATGAGGTTGTAGTGGGCCTCCCCGGATTTGTCGTGCAGCAGGGTCTTTCGCTGCACCGCCTCGGCGACATCGCCCGAGGAGATGGAGACGGGGCCTCCGCCCTGCGCTCTTTTCTGATCCCGGACAATGCCCGCCGCAAGTTCGAGAATGTTCAGGGCGGCCCGGGCGTCCCCGTCGGAGAGGGCGGCGATGCGGAGGAGAACATCGTCGGCCGCCTGAAGATCGTTTCCGCCGAGGCCGCGGGCGGCATCGCCCAGGGCCTTTCGGAGAAGGGTGAGCAGATGGCCCTCCTGCAGCGGCTCAAGGACGAACACGCGGGACCTTGAGAGCAGGGGGGGAATGATCTCGAAGGAGGGATTCTCGGTGGTCGCTCCGATGAGGGTGAGGGTGCCGTCCTCCACGTGGGGAAGCAGGCCGTCCTGCTGCGCCTTGTTGAAGCGGTGGATCTCGTCGATGAAGAGAATGGTCCTTCTCCCGGTCCGGCGCTCCTGCCGGGCGGCGTCCACAGCCCCGCGCAGATCCTTCACCCCGTGCAGGACGGCGCTCATCGTGATGAAGCGCGCGCGGGTCGCCTGGGCGATGATGCGTGCGAGGGTGGTTTTGCCCGT
Proteins encoded in this window:
- a CDS encoding replication-associated recombination protein A; translation: MERELFEPPEPEKGKGPPLADRMRPESLGEVLGQDHLIGEGKVLRRAIERDELRSVIFWGPPGTGKTTLARIIAQATRARFITMSAVLHGVKDLRGAVDAARQERRTGRRTILFIDEIHRFNKAQQDGLLPHVEDGTLTLIGATTENPSFEIIPPLLSRSRVFVLEPLQEGHLLTLLRKALGDAARGLGGNDLQAADDVLLRIAALSDGDARAALNILELAAGIVRDQKRAQGGGPVSISSGDVAEAVQRKTLLHDKSGEAHYNLISALHKTLRSSDPDAALYWLGRMLEGGEDPMYILRRLVRFATEDIGLADPQALQVAMAAQQAFHFIGLPEGKLALAEAVVYLAAAPKSDAVYRAYQAVARAIDEHPAEPVPLHLRNAPTRLMKDLGYGKGYQHAHEFEDTVVEMEGLPEGLRGHRFYRPAGRGFEAEIEKRIRAREERLDARVGERLGVPDAPHLHDRRPSDPAMPGKRRKKTP